CAGGGGCAAGCTCTGCAGCGCGCCCGACCGCCAGAACGAAGCCGGGTGCCAGATCGTCACGCCGCAGAAGGGCCGCGCGCAGATGGCGGTCCAGCACCCCCGCCTTGGATGCCGAGGGCATGGCACGTTCAGGATCGGCCGGGATCAGCGTATCCATGATTTTCTGCAGCAAAGCGCCGTTATGGGCAAAAAAAGCGTCAAGGGTCTTGGTGTCCGGCATATCCGGCTCCTTTCTTCAAAGCTGGGGGCTCAGACGTTTGCCAGGCTGACGCTCTGATTGCGGGCGGTTTCGAGGATGTGCTCTGCCGAGCGCAAGGCCAGAGCGGCGACGGTGCCGGTCGGGTTCACGCAGCTGGATGTCGGCATCACGCTGCCATCGGCAATGAAGAGGTTTTTCACCTCATGCGATCGCCCGTAAGAGTCCACGACAGATTGGGTGGGATCCTCGCCCATCACGCATGTGCCCAGCATGTGCCAGCCGGTCTCGCGGAAGAATGGGGCGCGCAGCACCTCATAGGCACCCGCCTCCCTGAGGCTTTCTTCAGCCCGTTCCACGTTGAACTGCATCAGGCGCCGGGTGTTTTCGTTGTTGCGATAGACCATCTTCGGTGCCGGAAGCCCGTCCTCATCCGTCATGGTCGGATGTAGCGTGACATAGTTTGTCTCTTCCGGAAGATCTTCGGCGATGATTGACCAGTCGATGGAACGGCCAAAGCGCTGATGGACGGTCTTGTGGAAGTCCTTGCCCCAGCCGGCATTGTCGCCCCAGGGGAAGGCACCGATGGTGTTGAGCGGCCCGCCGGTTCCCATAAGTTGCCATTTAGCACCGCGCAGGAAATCGGTGTCCTTGCGGGTTTCCGCGAACTCCATCGAATAGAGGCGCTGTCCGAAGGGCCCCTGCCAGTTCTCGAAGAAATCCTCGAAGAGGCCGATCACCGTGGCATATGGGTGCATCATCAGCCGTTTGCCTACCATGCCGGAGCGATTGCCCAGCCCGTCGGCAAACGCATTGCTGACAGAGTTCAGCAAGAGCCTTGGCGTTCCAAGCCCATTGGCTGCAAGCACGATGATCCGCCCGCGCTGGCGATAGGTTGTCCCGGTTTCGCGATCAACATAGATAACCGCCCGCGCAAGGCCTTCCTTGTCCACCTCGATTTGCTGCACCCGCGCATTGGTCAGCAGGACGGCACCGAGACGTCGCGCCTTCGGCCAATGTGTCCGGTCAGGAGAGGCTTTCGCGCCATCGAAACAGCCCCAGAGGCAGGCCCCGCGACGGACGCAGGGTTCAAGCCCGTTGTGTTTGATGCTGGCAATCGAATTAGA
This genomic window from Gemmobacter sp. 24YEA27 contains:
- a CDS encoding GMC family oxidoreductase codes for the protein MSEKLAMSKTIADVVIVGAGPSGAVVAKRLSEQGLSVVCLEQGSFPDYALIKNQGVDFEFTKDRHFSWNPNHRAAPSDYPVDDSESDVAPLMWNGVGGSAVLYAAAWHRFRPSDFRVRTLDGVADDWPISYEDLAPYYDRVSVDFSVSGVAGDPAWPYHDVPLPPFNLKVMEKKMIEAHDRLGWHWWPGSNSIASIKHNGLEPCVRRGACLWGCFDGAKASPDRTHWPKARRLGAVLLTNARVQQIEVDKEGLARAVIYVDRETGTTYRQRGRIIVLAANGLGTPRLLLNSVSNAFADGLGNRSGMVGKRLMMHPYATVIGLFEDFFENWQGPFGQRLYSMEFAETRKDTDFLRGAKWQLMGTGGPLNTIGAFPWGDNAGWGKDFHKTVHQRFGRSIDWSIIAEDLPEETNYVTLHPTMTDEDGLPAPKMVYRNNENTRRLMQFNVERAEESLREAGAYEVLRAPFFRETGWHMLGTCVMGEDPTQSVVDSYGRSHEVKNLFIADGSVMPTSSCVNPTGTVAALALRSAEHILETARNQSVSLANV